A window of the Pseudomonas gozinkensis genome harbors these coding sequences:
- a CDS encoding inorganic triphosphatase: MQKETEIKLRVSRETLAALREHPLLKKRNKSGWERRELMNQYFDTPERDLARAKVALRLRKDGEEVIQTLKTRGQSVAGLSERNEYDWNLPKAKLDVKKLDGECWPESLAELDKKTLKPIFTTDFVRERAEIAWGRGKTKVVIEAALDLGHVVVGKQKEEICELELELREGEPAALLELAAELAETLALMPCDISKAERGYRLYDANSYSLSLPAPAITAETPLDDAFAALAWHLLGSSQRLAEQYRFNGHWRLLQDWVENLAEMRALLSSLGQAAPRPSTHDLRVALDALLEDWRPLVQVGIEDEDVRKAAPEQFLEELEDPRWGLFSLNASRWLLARTWTADRNTRGNRQGAAQLQSWLPRLLGEEATSLQLQRYQQQPEDLAEQLPRIERIQVWLHHARNVLEIPEMDRLYGELNKLAQLANEPTITDELLDARKHQAIAVYQNRAWKMLLRM, encoded by the coding sequence ATGCAGAAAGAAACCGAAATCAAACTCCGCGTCAGCCGCGAAACCCTCGCCGCCCTGCGCGAGCACCCTCTCCTGAAAAAACGCAACAAAAGTGGCTGGGAACGCCGTGAGTTGATGAATCAGTACTTCGACACGCCCGAGCGTGACCTGGCCCGGGCCAAGGTTGCCCTGCGCCTGCGCAAGGACGGCGAAGAGGTGATTCAGACCCTCAAGACCCGTGGCCAGAGCGTCGCCGGCCTGTCCGAGCGTAACGAGTACGACTGGAACCTGCCCAAAGCCAAGCTCGACGTGAAAAAACTCGACGGAGAATGCTGGCCCGAGTCCCTCGCCGAGCTGGACAAGAAAACCCTGAAGCCGATCTTCACCACCGATTTCGTCCGCGAGCGCGCCGAAATCGCCTGGGGTCGTGGCAAGACCAAAGTGGTCATTGAAGCCGCGCTGGACCTGGGCCACGTGGTAGTCGGCAAGCAGAAAGAAGAAATCTGCGAACTGGAACTGGAACTGCGCGAAGGCGAGCCTGCCGCGCTGCTGGAACTGGCCGCCGAGCTGGCGGAAACCCTGGCTCTGATGCCGTGCGACATCAGCAAGGCCGAGCGCGGCTATCGCCTGTACGACGCCAACAGCTACTCGCTGAGCCTGCCGGCGCCAGCCATCACCGCTGAAACCCCGCTGGACGATGCCTTCGCCGCTCTGGCCTGGCACTTGCTCGGCAGCAGTCAGCGTCTGGCCGAACAGTATCGTTTCAACGGCCACTGGCGCCTGCTGCAGGACTGGGTCGAGAACCTCGCGGAAATGCGCGCCCTGCTGAGCAGCCTCGGCCAGGCCGCACCGCGTCCGTCGACCCACGACTTGCGCGTTGCGCTGGATGCGTTGCTGGAAGACTGGCGTCCGCTGGTACAGGTCGGTATCGAAGACGAAGACGTGCGCAAAGCCGCGCCGGAGCAGTTCCTCGAAGAACTGGAAGATCCGCGCTGGGGGCTGTTCTCGCTGAACGCTTCGCGCTGGTTGCTGGCCCGCACCTGGACGGCTGACCGCAACACCCGTGGCAATCGCCAGGGTGCCGCGCAGTTGCAAAGCTGGCTGCCGCGCCTTCTGGGCGAAGAAGCCACTTCGCTGCAATTGCAGCGTTACCAGCAACAGCCGGAAGATCTGGCCGAGCAACTGCCGCGCATCGAGCGCATCCAGGTCTGGCTGCACCACGCGCGCAATGTGCTGGAAATCCCGGAAATGGATCGTCTGTACGGCGAGCTGAACAAGCTGGCGCAACTGGCCAACGAGCCGACCATCACCGACGAACTGCTCGATGCGCGCAAGCATCAGGCAATTGCGGTTTACCAGAATCGCGCCTGGAAAATGCTGCTGCGCATGTAA
- the argE gene encoding acetylornithine deacetylase translates to MPLPSMQDQFAALIAVPSVSCTQPSLDQSNRAVIDLLAGWLGDLGFNCDIQQVSPGKFNLLASFGSGPGGLVLAGHSDTVPYDDALWKTDPLKLTEVDGRWVGLGSCDMKGFFALIIEAVQPLLDQPFKQPLLILATCDEESSMSGARALAEAGRPLGRAAVIGEPTGLKPIRMHKGIMMERIDILGQSGHSSDPRLGHSALEAMHDAIGELRGLRLLWQREFNNPQFSVPQPTMNFGCIHGGDNPNRICGQCSLEFDLRPLPGMDPKVLRSEILRRLNPVAERHQVKIDYAPLFPEVPPFEQAEDAELVRIAEKLTGHTAEAVAFGTEAPYLQRLGCETIVLGPGDIACAHQPDEYLEMSRLQPTVHLLRQLIEHYCLKAV, encoded by the coding sequence ATGCCTTTGCCGTCCATGCAAGACCAGTTCGCTGCACTGATCGCCGTGCCGTCGGTCAGTTGCACCCAGCCGAGCCTCGATCAGTCCAACCGGGCGGTGATCGATCTGCTCGCGGGATGGCTCGGCGATCTCGGTTTCAATTGCGATATCCAGCAGGTCAGCCCCGGCAAATTCAACCTGCTCGCCAGTTTCGGCAGCGGCCCCGGCGGACTGGTGCTGGCCGGGCACAGCGACACGGTGCCGTACGACGATGCGCTGTGGAAAACCGATCCGCTGAAACTCACCGAAGTCGACGGCCGCTGGGTCGGCCTCGGCAGTTGCGACATGAAGGGCTTTTTTGCCCTGATCATCGAAGCCGTGCAACCGCTGCTCGATCAGCCGTTCAAGCAACCGCTGCTGATCCTCGCCACCTGCGATGAAGAAAGCTCGATGTCCGGGGCCCGGGCGCTGGCCGAAGCGGGGCGCCCGTTGGGCCGTGCGGCGGTGATTGGCGAGCCGACCGGGCTCAAGCCGATCCGCATGCACAAGGGGATCATGATGGAGCGCATCGATATCCTCGGACAGAGCGGCCATTCGTCGGATCCGCGTCTCGGGCACAGCGCCCTTGAAGCGATGCACGACGCCATCGGCGAGCTGCGCGGCCTGCGCCTTCTGTGGCAGCGCGAATTCAACAACCCGCAGTTCAGCGTGCCGCAGCCGACCATGAACTTCGGCTGCATCCATGGTGGCGACAACCCCAACCGCATTTGCGGCCAGTGTTCGCTGGAATTCGACCTGCGGCCGCTGCCGGGGATGGACCCCAAGGTCTTGCGCAGCGAGATTCTGCGCAGGCTCAACCCGGTCGCCGAGCGCCATCAGGTGAAGATTGATTACGCGCCGCTGTTTCCCGAAGTGCCACCGTTCGAGCAGGCCGAAGACGCCGAGCTGGTGCGAATAGCCGAAAAACTCACCGGCCACACGGCCGAAGCGGTAGCGTTCGGCACCGAAGCGCCTTATCTTCAGCGCCTCGGCTGCGAAACCATCGTGCTCGGCCCGGGTGACATCGCCTGTGCGCACCAGCCGGACGAGTACCTTGAAATGTCACGTTTGCAGCCTACCGTGCATCTATTGCGGCAGTTGATCGAACATTACTGTCTCAAAGCTGTATAA
- a CDS encoding Lrp/AsnC family transcriptional regulator has translation MHSELDSYDRRILALLQEDASLSSAQIAEQVGLSQSPCWRRIQRMKEEGIIRGQVTLLDRKKIGLNTQIFAEIKLNAHGRSNFTEFTEAIRGFPEVLECYVLMGAVDFLLRIVAADIEAYERFFFEKLSLVPGIQEVNSIVALSEIKSTTSLPV, from the coding sequence ATGCACAGTGAGCTGGACAGCTACGACCGGCGCATTCTCGCCCTGCTGCAAGAGGACGCTTCCTTGTCCAGCGCACAGATTGCCGAACAGGTGGGCCTGTCGCAGTCGCCCTGTTGGCGGCGTATTCAGCGGATGAAGGAGGAGGGGATCATTCGTGGTCAGGTGACCTTGCTCGATCGCAAGAAAATCGGTCTGAACACGCAGATCTTTGCCGAAATCAAACTCAATGCTCATGGGCGTTCGAACTTCACTGAGTTCACCGAGGCGATTCGCGGCTTTCCGGAAGTGCTGGAGTGTTACGTGTTGATGGGGGCGGTGGATTTTCTGTTGCGGATTGTCGCGGCGGACATCGAGGCGTATGAGCGGTTCTTCTTCGAGAAGCTGTCGCTGGTGCCGGGGATTCAGGAAGTGAACTCGATTGTGGCGTTGTCGGAGATCAAGTCCACGACGAGTTTGCCGGTCTGA